Proteins encoded in a region of the Salminus brasiliensis chromosome 2, fSalBra1.hap2, whole genome shotgun sequence genome:
- the LOC140550174 gene encoding fibulin-1-like, protein MGHRWITIICSLCTLYRAAVSDPGRVSGQTSLELCCRNGRAFGLSNQHCASLPHMPHSYPCRVVQEQCCDAAVTDSLCVKGVERAKRRGVCELSSSQGDSCDVRTAQMCCECCVLGLLAQRDSRECVLQISVSVSCRSVARACCEGKQPSSLTQDTQVSPPAGNREPLQSHGLCAEGVTRCSQLCVGNGSCVCLRGYRLKSDGYSCEDYNECLAGAHSCRLGERCINTEGSYRCQREASCGTGYELTDSNTCNDIDECLVGTHNCGPEFTCQNTAGSFRCRPQQQCGAGFIQDAVGSCIDINECVGENSPCLPGHTCINTVGSYTCQKFAVICGRGYHLNKEGTHCLDVDECSGTHGPCQGHDCVNLLGSFRCECRPGFTFNSIGRMCEDNDECRTYAGRLCAHKCENTPGSYRCSCHAGFRLESEGRNCEDVNECESHPCSQECANVYGSYQCYCRRGYQLSTRDGVTCEDIDECALTSGGKVCTYHCFNTPGSFHCTCPPTGYTLAPNGRTCQDIDECAAGSHTCSPSQSCFNIQGGFRCLSFECPPNFRRAADRRCERLPCEPSSECTSLPLRISFYNLTFPTNIPTPAAVFRMGPSSSSPGDDVQLTIVDGDVGGFFTVQKMAHGGVISLQRPLAQPRDFLLTVEIRLIRYGTVSLFVAKIAVFVVNDQSVLPRAIP, encoded by the exons ATGGGACACCGGTGGATCACCATCATCTGCAGTCTCTGCACACTGTATAGAGCGGCTGTTTCAGACCCAG GGAGGGTCAGTGGGCAGACGTCTCTGGAGCTTTGCTGTAGGAATGGGAGAGCTTTTGGTCTGAGCAATCAACACTGCGCTTCCCTTCCACACATGCCCCACTCCTACCCCTGCAG GGTGGTTCAGGAGCAGTGCTGTGATGCTGCAGTGACAGACAGCCTCTGTGTGAAGGGAGTGGAGAGGGCTAAAAGACGAGGAGTGTGTGAGCTCTCGTCCTCTCAGGGAGACTCCTGCGACGTCAGGACAGCCCAG ATGTGCTGTGAGTGCTGTGTGCTGGGGTTGCTGGCCCAGAGGGACTCTCGCGAGTGTGTGCTGCAGATATCCGTCAGTGTGTCCTGCCGGAGCGTGGCCAGGGCCTGCTGTGAGGGGAAACAGCCCAGTTCTCTCACACAGGACACACAAG TGTCTCCCCCTGCTGGCAACAGGGAGCCTTTACAGAGCCATGGCTTGTGTGCGG AAGGGGTTACGAGATGCTCTCAGCTGTGTGTTGGAAACGgctcctgtgtgtgtttgaggggctACCGCCTTAAATCTGACGGCTACAGCTGTGAGG ATTATAATGAGTGTCTGGCTGGCGCTCACAGCTGCAGGCTGGGGGAGAGATGCATTAACACTGAGGGCTCCTACCGCTGCCAGAGAGAGGCCAGCTGCGGCACAGGCTACGAGCTGACCGACAGCAACACCTGCAATG ATATTGACGAGTGTCTGGTAGGGACACATAACTGCGGCCCTGAGTTCACATGTCAGAACACCGCCGGCTCCTTCCGCTGCCGTCCACAACAGCAGTGCGGCGCGGGCTTCATCCAGGATGCTGTCGGGAGCTGCATTG ACATAAACGAATGTGTAGGTGAGAACAGCCCCTGCCTGCCAGGTCACACCTGTATCAACACGGTGGGCTCTTACACCTGCCAGAAGTTTGCAGTGATCTGTGGACGAGGATATCACCTGAACAAAGAGGGAACTCACTGCTTGG ATGTGGATGAGTGCAGTGGGACGCATGGACCCTGCCAGGGCCACGACTGTGTGAATCTCCTGGGCTCCTTCCGCTGCGAGTGTCGCCCCGGCTTCACGTTTAACAGCATCGGCAggatgtgtgagg ATAACGATGAATGCAGAACCTATGCTGGACGTCTCTGTGCACATAAGTGCGAGAACACTCCCGGGTCGTACCGCTGCAGCTGCCACGCTGGATTCAGGCTAGAAAGCGAGGGCAGGAACTGCGAAG ATGTGAACGAATGCGAGAGCCACCCATGCAGCCAGGAGTGTGCTAACGTCTACGGCTCCTATCAGTGCTACTGCCGCCGGGGTTACCAGCTCAGCACTAGGGATGGAGTTACATGTGAAG ATATTGATGAATGTGCCCTGACGTCTGGAGGCAAAGTCTGCACCTATCATTGTTTCAATACTCCTGGCAGCTTTCACTGCACCTGCCCCCCAACAGGCTACACACTCGCCCCCAACGGACGCACCTGCCAAG ATATCGACGAGTGTGCAGCTGGATCGCATACCTGCTCTCCAAGCCAGAGCTGCTTCAATATACAGGGTGGATTCCGCTGCCTGTCATTTGAATGTCCTCCCAACTTCCGCCGGGCAGCGGACAG GCGCTGTGAGCGTTTGCCCTGTGAGCCCAGTAGCGAGTGCACGTCCCTGCCGCTCAGAATCTCCTTCTACAACCTCACCTTCCCCACCAACATCCCCACACCTGCCGCTGTCTTCCGCATGGGCCCGTCCAGCTCCAGCCCTGGGGATGACGTCCAGCTCACCATCGTGGACGGTGACGTAGGAGGGTTCTTCACTGTTCAGAAGATGGCCCATGGCGGGGTGATCTCTCTGCAGAGGCCTCTGGCCCAGCCCCGGGACTTCTTACTCACTGTGGAGATCAGGCTAATCCGATACGGCACTGTGAGCCTCTTTGTGGCCAAGATCGCTGTGTTTGTGGTTAATGACCAATCAGTTCTGCCCAGGGCAATACCTTAA